ACCCCGACCTCAGCACCTTTTATCCCTTCTCTCCCCCAGCACTGATCCGTCCTCTGGGCAGGCCCTTGTACTCTCCTGGTCCGGAAGGGAGGAGTGTCGGATAGGCTGGCTTGGCCAAGGGGCTGCGGTGGTGGGTGTGGGAGGGAACAGAGCATTCCTCCCAAACATTCCACTGGTCATCCATCCATTTGGCGTATGTTGATTGAGGGCCAGATGCTCACCAGGCCCAGAGCTGGGTATTCCTGGTGGCAGAGATGATGTagggccctgcagccctggggatAGGGAGGGTCCCCATGagattttctgagattttattcaCATTCTCTCCCCATAGCTCACCCCCTCCCTATTTTGTTAGCAGCATCAAATCTCAGTGGCCTGGCCACAGAGTCCTACATTCTTTGACTTCCTTTGCTGCTACTGacagcctccccaccccatgctctgTGACATTTCCTTCCGTattcctcccttttcttctgttttcttctcataGAGGCTTCCCCTAATGAGTCGCAGTAAAACCCCAGGGAGCCACTAGAAtagcctcctccccagcctccctgagTCTCCTCTCTACCTCCCCTGAATTCTCTGCCCAGCTCTTCTCTGAAACCTACCAGCTGCCTGTTTTGTTGCAGAGAGAATCCCACCTGTGTATTTGGGAGCTTCTCAGGTCTGGCCCAGCTGCTGTGTTCAGGGTCAGACAGTAGCTCTATGCTGACATGTGTTAAGGATTGATCACAGGGTGGGCCACAGGGCaggtctcatttaatcctcacagccaccCTGTGAGGAAGGTATTCTGCGTGTTTCCATCTTACGGATCAGGAAGCCAGGCCCCCAGCAGTGAAGCAGCTTGCCCCAGGTCCCACTCCCACAGCCAGTGAGTGGCAGTGGAGTTGGGGTCTGGCCCTAGGCAACTGGATTCCAGAGCCCACATTCTTGCCATTTCCTGAGCCCTCCCTGAATATTTGTAGTCCTAACAAGTAACAAGCTTTTCtatgtatgtttctttttatccttgAGTGCACGTGTGCGTGTATGTGAGAAATAGagatctcctttctttttcaccTGATGAGGAAAATTAAGCCCAGAGGCAATAAGATTGCCGCCTGAGAATGCCCAGTATGTGCTTCTGGGCTTCTGCAAGAGGCACCACTGGTCACCTGATGAGGAAAATTAAGCCCAGAGGCAATAAGATTGCTGCCTGAGAATGCCCAGTACGTGCTTCTGGGCTTCTGCAAGAGGCACCACTGGCCTAGAGACCTTGCTTCACCTGGTCCAAACCCCAAATTGCCTCTGCAGCTTCCCTCTGGCTTCATCCAGGAAGCTTTCCCAACCTTCTGACCACACCTTTTGGTCTCCACCCCAAGATACTGCTCCACATGCAGCTGGGCTCTGCTCAGACTCCAGTCCTTCCCGTTTTGATATTTGCATCATGGGTCTCTTGAGGCAAGCCCCAGCTCTCCTCACCACAACTACACCAAGCCTGTTGTCAGATCACCCCAGCAGGCAGGCCATTCTTGAGCTCTGGCTTGGCTCGCTCTCTCATTGCTCTCCGCCTCTGAGGACCATCACGCTGCCATGCCCCCCACCCTCGCACCATGCCCCTTTCATCTCACTCACTCTCTGCACGTCTGGGGCCGAGCACCAAGACCAGGTGCTGGTGTGGGCCTGGGGCCGCAGCCACTTGGGGAAAAGCCCCAAGAATGCAAGAGAAGGCAGTGCATGCACATCCCCGGCAGCTGCTCAGGGTCCTGGAGGCCTCCGgtaccccccacccaccctcatgTGCTGAGCCTGCCCCAATCCGTATCTCCCCGTACAGATCCGGGGCCAGCTGCAGTCCCATGGAGTGCAAGCTCGAGAGGTCCGGCTGATGCGGAACAAATCCTCAGGTGAGCTTTTGTTCCCAGTGCCTCCCCTTCCGCTGGCCAGCCTCAGCCTCCAGTCTCcctcctgcttctgccttttccctcaccctccctgccctgccttcctgccACAGCTGGGAATGGGCAGCTTGGGGtaccctctcttcttctcttcccctcgACCCATCCTCCTCACAGCTCTGGGGCTGTCGGGGAGGGGGTGCAACACTGAGCTGAGTGCTCCccgggggcagggccagggccaggctccGGGGAACCTCCTCTTTGGGACTCTGAGTATCTGAGGTGGTAACCCCTCCCCCCATAtactcccttccctctcccttcttctccttcccctgcccctcaatCTCCCCCACATTTTCTGGTAACAGCCTGTCACCAGAAAGTAGGTCTGACACGGTCGCACCCACGTGTCCcaagaggggaggcagaggatgGCTCTTATCCAAGGGTGCATCCCAAGGAGCAGCCAGGATTTCTGGCCTCTGcttgttccctccctccctcttgcagGCTGCTTGGAGCTGGCCTGAGGTTagcagggtggtgggggggagtTGTCTCTGCAGGACCTCTGGCCCAGGCTCCCCAAGGCAGGCACAGTGGGGCTTCACTGCCTgggcttctctctccatctctcagtctctctcctccccacacctccatatctctctctatatctctctctacctccccctccccctctccctttccttcccttctctccccgctctcttttcctctctgtctctccttccctcccccaccccagatcaTACCATTTCATCTTCCTGTGCATCCTAACCATTATTCTTATGGAGATCAGTCATGCTCCCCTGAAAAGCCCTGCCATGTCTAAGCCCATCCTGTGTGTGTACCTCCAGAAGAGGAGCTGCTTTCCTGCAGCTTCAAGCCCTGGATCCCTGTCCCAGCCCTGGCCAGGCCTGGAGTCTCTCTTGGTTGCATGTAGGTCTTGCTGTTTGACCCCAGCCAAACCACACACTGACAGggttctgttctctctctctccataagGTAGTGTCCTAGGTgtgccctcccccctccaccaGCACTTCTCCCAGGTACCCACTGATTCTTTAACGTCTGCCTGGCCAACCTGGCCCCCATTCTCCTGATGTCTAGGAGGACTTGCATTGTGGGTGGACGTAATCTTCCTGGCTTGGCCCTGAGGTGGCTCCCTGCTAAGGCCCACCTCCCCTGCACTGTGCTAAGGCTGAGGTGACATTGTGTCCCTAATTCCCCCTGGTTCTTGATGGGCCTGGAGCCTTCCTAGCCTCACTGAGCAGCCTGGCCCAggttctcttttgcttttttgatgAAACACCTGTCACAAGACCCCTCCTGGGCACCCCAGCCTTATGCTGGGCCCAACccttcagttatttattttggCCCATGTGGAGCCAATAGTTTGCCCttctgccctccttccttcctctgagaTCCCTACTTGTACcctttccctcccacctcctcctctccgTCTCCATCACCCCAGGCAGGTCTGCCTGagcccctctctcttttttcccagaTGGCGTGtgtgtatctccctctccccccaacccccactcccaTTCAGTTATCCTTCTTCCCTCATCTCTCTTTCCTGCCCCTCCTGGCCATCTACCTTGCCTCCCACCCCttggtctttctttctctgattacttttctctctccctttcttcttctctcctctccccccttccctctctgccccctggTCCTCTCCCCTCGGGTCCCACCCCCGGGAACGCCGTGTGTCCAAAGCTGTTGACTAACCCACTGCGTCTGTATCTGAATGCTGTCTCCAGGTCAGAGCCGGGGCTTCGCCTTCGTCGAGTTTAGTCACTTGCAGGACGCTACACGATGGATGGAAGCCAATCAGGTTGCTTTGCCGCACTTGAACCCCCCCCCAAACAAATACTACTTTGTAATCGAGCGCTCCCCATCGCCTGATTCTTATGGACACAGTTCCCCGCCCTGTGGCCCTGtgtcccacccccccccccgccccctctctctcccccttcctgacCCTCACTATCTCCTCTTCCCATCTCTTGCTACCCACTGGGCTTCCCATCAAGAACCCACACTCAACACTGGCCCATTCCCACCACCAGGCACTagctctgcccctccacctcccagcTGAGCCTTTGGAGAAAGGGCTGCAAGGGGGAAGTTTCTTCCACTGAGGCTCCCACTCCTCGGGGACCACCCTGCTCTGGGGGTTAGGCAGAGACAGGATTTCTTTCCACTTTCAGGCATCACTGGAAGTCTAGCCACTGGGGAACTTAGCTGTTGGCACACTAACTAGCAAGTCCCGTTTTGCCAGCTCTCTCCCTGCATGTGAGTTTGGCCTTTTGATTTCCATGTGAGAGGCTAGCACCGCTCTGTTGACCTAAAGTACCAGTCAAATGCGATAGAACTCACTTCGGGTGCCCTAGCCCTCCCCCTGCACCTACCCCCTACGGGAGCCACCACATGCCCACTCCACTGGGGGCAGGCCTGCCTTTTCAGCAAGGAGTCCTGCTGTCAGGAAGGGAAGGGAGCCTGCTCCCCCACCTGGCGCGGTCTCCCCACCCAGCAGCTTTGGGACCTTCAGAGACCCAAGGACCTGCTCTGCTCACCTACCCAGAGCCCGGCTCACTGGTGTTGGGCACAGAAGAAAAGCCtcaggggaggaaggggcaggtgtGGTGGAAGTGGGGctcagcagggcagccctggggccaTCTCTGCCCTAATGCCTCGGGGCCCAGGACCCAGCCAGCCCCAGGAAGACAGCCTCACAGCAGGAACTTCCATCTTTTAAATAtggctctttctttttccccttctccagCAATAGCgcgcgtgcgctctctctctctctctctctcccctcctctcccttccctccctgtccccctcaTCCCGAGTGTAGCCTGTGTAGTGCTGGCCCTGGGTGTGGCCTGGCAGTGTCAGGGCCGAGTGGGGGGTTTTCCCCACTGTCCGGCAAGCGTCGGTCAGCCGAGCACTGTGTGCCTGGTGGCGTGTGTTCACGTGTGCGTGCGCGTGCCCGGAAGGCAGCAAAGAGCTGCGCCCAAGGGCTGTGGcgctttccctccctccttcccttccttcttccctcgtCCGTTCTCCGACCTCCCTCCGTTCCCTGTCCCTCATCCATCCAGCTGAAGGGCTCGCTCACTCTCTTCTCCTGTGCTGAAACGGTGCGTGGGGCACTGCTGCCTGGGCCTCACTGTGCTCTGCTTTTTCCTGCAGCACTCCCTCAACATCCTGGGCCAGAAGGTGTCCATGCACTACAGCGACCCCAAGCCCAAGATCAATGAGGACTGGCTGTGTAATAAGGTACAGGGGCGGTGGGCAGCAGTTGCcatggatagagagagaggcggCGGCAGCAGTGGCAACATCTATCTCCCTGGGGTTTGAAATGGCATAGGTGTTGAGGATTGGCTCAGCTCAAGTAGCCACCGTCCCTTGccgcctgcccacccacccatgTGTACTGGGCTTTCACTCAGcaccaggctctgccctcaggaggCACAGTCCTTCTTGAAGCCCCAGTATACTTTCCACAAGTACTTAACATAAGCGACTACCTAACGACAGTGGAGGCACAACGTGTGGTGTGTCAAAGGTGGACTTCCGAGCAGGCTGGCTGGAATTAGAGCCTCCTACATCCTCCTTGGTCTCTGCCTCACGTTCCTCATCTCCAAAACAGGAATAGTAATGACCCCCTCTCCCCCAAGGTGGTTGGGAGGATTCCAGTGTAGCAGTTGGAACAACAGCTGGTCCACTGTTAGCACCCTCGAATGTCCGCCTATTCCCCCAAAGAAAAGCACAGGTTGTTCTAGGACCCTATGTCAGTAACCTTGATTGTCACTCTGACAAAGCCATGTCCATCTGAGGTCAAGGCTTCAAGCTGTGGTATTTCCAGTTATATTCCCTACGAGGAAggcaaggctcagagaggtgccAACCTGAGTTAGCCTTGAGCGATATGCTCACCATCATGATCATGGGGGCCATGGATCCCCACCCTGGGTTCAGGTCTCTCTTGGGGCCAGCCTCCCAAGCAGCCCTGAAGCAGCCTTGCAGCTccacagcccctcctcctgcagccagCTGGCAGTGTTGAGACCTAAGGGGAGGAGCCCCCAACCCTCTCCCCATGAAGAACTGTCTACTAAGGGGAGTAGCACTGGTGTCCATTGTCTCTGTAGGGGTAGGGACTGTGAAGTGACAGTGGCACTCTGTCCCTCCTTGTATTTTCAGCTATTTTTCAAAACCAGGGAATTCTCTCCTTTACTCTCCTTTATTCCCCACATCCCATTGATCACCAGGTCCTGTCCCTTCCATCACAAGAATGCCCTCCCTTGGAATTCCCACTGGCTAGGCCAGTCGTCACCCACTCCCTCCGTTACAGTGGGCCCCTCTTCTGCTGTGCTGGCCCCTTGCCTCTTTCTCCCACCTTCTCACCTATAATACTCCTCAAAACCACCTCTAGCCTCGTCACTCCTCTGCTGAAGACCACCTCCCCAACTCTGAGCTACGTGTGACCACCCTCCATAATCTGGTACCACCTGCCTTCTCCAGCTTCCACTTTTGCCTCTCCATTCACCCTTCTACACCAGCTGCAGAAAATCTCTTGTTCCCTTTACCAGCAGTAGCTTCccagcaaaaccaaaccaaagcaaactTCTAGGCCTCCTAGATCCAATGTTGCACCAACTGTCCCCAGCTGAGTGAGCCAGGCCCCTCTGGGACTGTTCCCCTTCCTGAGTCCCCACAGATTAACCTGCCCCCTGTTAGGGGGACACAAGAGTGGCAGAGGCCACATCCTGGGCATATGGCGCAGAGCCTGGCGCAGGAATGGTGCACGGTCCCCGATGTGGAACAGAGATAAAGATGGGGTGAAAGCTGGGGCTTCCTGGAGGTTGTCATGCCCAAGGCTAGTTTCTCAAGAATACCAACCTAGTCTCGAGATGAAGGAAGGATGGGAGTCTAGCAAGAGAAGGGCTGCTGGCTTTTAGGGGTAGAAACACTGAAGGTTTCTGAACAGGGAAGCAAGTTTTAGGAAGAACTTGCTAAAGGGACAACAGGGGGGCAATCCTGGGAGTTGGAACCTCGGAGGAGGTGGCGCTTATGGCAGAGGTAGGGGAGTTAGTTGTTGATTCCTGAGTTGAGGAGGTGGCACTGAGGACAAACTTGAGACCCTGTGAAGGGAAGATTTCCGACTGAGAGCGACAGCCAGAGCTCCCCGCCACCCCAACCCTGGGATCTTCCTTCCCGGGGGCGTTGCGGGGTTCCCTGGGTGATCTCTGAACCCAAGTTTGCAGGGTGTGGTGGAAAGCCCCACCCACTCTGACAGCCTGGCCTGTGCCTCACAGTGTGGTGTCCAGAACTTCAAACGCCGTGAGAAGTGCTTCAAATGTGGTGTGCCCAAGTCAGGTgaggccctcctgcctcctccctcccccccacccagggtgttggtggaagaggggaggaagagggtgaCCAGCCTTGGAGCCTCCCCCTTTGTCATCGGCCTATCTTCTGCCACCCCTGACAGAGGCAGAGCAGAAGCTGCCCCTGGGCGCAAGGCTGGATCAGCAGACGCTGCCACTGGGTGGACGGGAGCTAAGCCAGGGCTTGCTCCCCCTGCCACAGCCCTACCAGGCCCAGGGAGTGCTGGCCTCCCAAGCCCTGTCACAGGGCTCAGAGCCAAGCTCGGAGAACGCCAATGACAGTGAGTCAGttgttccttcctttctccctgccctAGGGTGTCTGGGCTGGGCTCTCTGAGGCCAGAGAGATGGTGGTGACCAGGACTCAATCCTCCCAGGGTCTCTGCCTGGCAGGGGTACAGAAGTGATgtagggagaggaggggaggagcatTGCCCGACTCGACTTTGGGGGTGTGTTGGGAAGGGTCTCGGCAGGTGAGCGACTGAGCTGGGACTTGGACTAACAAGCAGAGTTTATCCAGGAGGAAGAGGTGAGAGGAAGCAGCAAGGGCAAAGACACAGAggccagaggagaggggcagtggggagTCATCAGAGGGGTAGGGCTGGAGCAGAGTGTCAGGGGTGCCCCCTAATGCTGGGCTGCTTCCCACAGCCATCATTTTGCGCAACCTGAACCCACACAGCACcatggactccatcctgggggcCCTGGCACCCTACGCGGTGCTATCCTCCTCCAATGTCCGTGTCATCAAGGACAAGCAGACCCAACTGAACCGTGGCTTCGCCTTTATCCAGCTCTCCACCATCGTGGTGAGGGCGGCACAGGGGGGGGCCGGGCAGCCAGGGTCCCGGCccccggggtggggaggagggacccTGACCCACCCCCCCCATCTCACCCCGCGCCACCGCGACTCCAAGCCTGGCAACAGGGCAATGGAGCCGGGGGCCTCCCCGGGCCTGAcccttctgcccctgcctcccttaCTCCCACAGGAGGCAGCCCAGCTCCTGCAGATCCTGCAGGCCCTGCACCCACCACTCACTATTGACGGCAAGACCATCAACGTTGAGTTTGCCAAGGGTTCTAAGAGGTCAGGACCCCACCTATGCCCCTTCCTAGCTGGCCCCCCAGCCTGGGGCTTCCCATCTCACTCCTAGTCTCTGACATCCTCCCCAGGGACATGGCCTCCAACGAAGGCAGTCGCATCAATGCTGCCTCTGTGGCCAGTACTGCCATTGCCGCGGCCCAGTGGGCCATCTCACAGGTACTCAAAGACTCCCCTCTGCCCCAGCATCCCCATACTGGGGCCACGGTCTCGACCCTCTCATGCCCTCTCTGCAACCAAGAGGGCTGGCTTGCTGTCTGGCTTTCCCTGGACCCCAAACCCTCTCACAGTGGCTGCTATTGGCTTTGGGGGCCTTGCTGCAGCTTCCTTCCCAGTCACCTCCTCCCAGGCTTTCAACTTCAACACCATCGTGACTGCTTTTCACTTCTATTTGGTGGTTATTTTATCGACCTGCATTGTTACAACTTTGTTAATAAAACGGAATTTATAAGTGGCTGAAAGAAAATTGGGAGAGGAGAATAAAGAAGGGGAGGACAGTGTCTTCTTGACCTGACAACCCAGCACTCGAACTGTGCCACACACATACCAGTGTCAGCCCTGGGGGCGTTTTGGCACATGTCTTCGGTGCCCTGCCTTGCTGTGGCTGGGTGGCCCTCACACTTCACTTGTCTGAGGCCTGCATGCTTTCTGTCAGCAGACAGACACTAGCCCCTCCTGTGGGCAAATGCTTCTTAGCAGGTTCCCCTCCCCCTGCGCCCCTTCCTCTGCTAATGagcccctcccactgcccctcaggcctcccagggtggggagggtgccTGGGCCACCCCCGAGGAGCCACCGGTCGACTACAGCTACTACCAACAGGATGAGGGCTATGGCGGCAGCCAGGGCACAGAGTCATCCCTCTATGCCCATGGCTACCTCAAGGGCACCAAGGGCCCCGGCATCACTGGAACCAAAGGGGACCCATCTGGAGCAGGTGAGGCCCAACATCTGTCTCTGAGCATTTTGTGGGGTTAGGGAGGGTGGTaggccctgggtcctgggcccTGCCTGTTCACAGgcattctccttcctttcctgttctCATTACAGGTTCAGAGGcctccctggagcctggggcAGACCCCGTGTCATTGCAGGCTTTCTCTCGAGCCCAGCCTGGTGCTGCCCCTGGCATCTACCAGCAATCAGCAGCTGAAGCGAGTGGCAGCCAGGGGGCTGCTGCCAACAGCCAGGTGAGGGAGCttgaggggttcctgggtgtcAGGCAGGGGATCTTGGGTTGTTGCGGGGCGTGGGTACAGGAGGCATTGGCAGACATTGAGCCCTGTTACCCTGTCTGGCCCCATGACCAGTCATATACCATCATGTCACCTGCTGTGCTCAAATCTGAGCTCCAGAGCCCTActcatcccagctctgccttgcCACCGGCCACCAGTCCCACTGCCCAGGAGTCCTACAGCCAGTACCGTGAGTAGCCATGGCCTGTGGGTGGTAGGGAGGCGAGGAGTTCCTTAACAAAGCAGAGAGGAGTGTGACCCCCCCTCCTTTCTCACTACCCCCCCCAGCTGTTCCTGACGTCTCTACCTACCAGTATGATGAGACATCTGGCTACTACTATGACCCCCAGACTGGTCTCTACTATGACCCCAACTCCCAGGTGATAGGGTAGCCCAGGGAGTGGGTGGGGTCTGCAGTTCCCCTTCGGAGGTCTTCCCTCACGccccccctccctcacccctcccccagTATTATTACAACGCTCAAAGCCAGCAGTACCTGTACTGGGACGGGGAAAGGCGGACCTACGTCCCTGCCCTGGAGCAGTCGGCCGACGGGCATAAGGAGACGGGGGCCCCCTCAAAGGAGGgtaaagagaagaaggagaagcacaaGACCAAGACAGCCCAACAGGTGAACACTGGGGGTCCAGCAGTCACTG
The window above is part of the Vulpes lagopus strain Blue_001 chromosome X, ASM1834538v1, whole genome shotgun sequence genome. Proteins encoded here:
- the RBM10 gene encoding RNA-binding protein 10 isoform X5, producing MVVEAPALCSSSPFCAGDCGRLGVGGSGFPGEGSALGASPLPAPPPFCLQPRTWRWCGPAPAELGELEEVAARRGDVREPSLDSPGREESLQEASPRLADHGGSSGGSWEVKRSQRLRRGPSSPRRPYQDMEYERRGGRGDRTGRYGATDRSQDDGGENRSRDHDYRDMDYRSYPREYGSQEGKHDYDDSSEEQSAEIRGQLQSHGVQAREVRLMRNKSSGQSRGFAFVEFSHLQDATRWMEANQHSLNILGQKVSMHYSDPKPKINEDWLCNKCGVQNFKRREKCFKCGVPKSEAEQKLPLGARLDQQTLPLGGRELSQGLLPLPQPYQAQGVLASQALSQGSEPSSENANDTIILRNLNPHSTMDSILGALAPYAVLSSSNVRVIKDKQTQLNRGFAFIQLSTIVEAAQLLQILQALHPPLTIDGKTINVEFAKGSKRDMASNEGSRINAASVASTAIAAAQWAISQASQGGEGAWATPEEPPVDYSYYQQDEGYGGSQGTESSLYAHGYLKGTKGPGITGTKGDPSGAGSEASLEPGADPVSLQAFSRAQPGAAPGIYQQSAAEASGSQGAAANSQSYTIMSPAVLKSELQSPTHPSSALPPATSPTAQESYSQYPVPDVSTYQYDETSGYYYDPQTGLYYDPNSQYYYNAQSQQYLYWDGERRTYVPALEQSADGHKETGAPSKEGKEKKEKHKTKTAQQIAKDMERWARSLNKQKENFKNSFQPISSLRDDERRESATADAGYAILEKKGALAERQHTSMDLPKLASDDRPSPPRGLVAAYSGESDSEEEQERGGPEREEKLTDWQKLACLLCRRQFPSKEALIRHQQLSGLHKQNLEIHRRAHLSENELEALEKNDMEQMKYRDRAAERREKYGIPEPPEPKRRKYGGMSAASVDFEQPTRDGLGSDNIGSRMLQAMGWKEGSGLGRKKQGIVTPIEAQTRVRGSGLGARGSSYGVTSTESYKETLHKTMVTRFNEAQ
- the RBM10 gene encoding RNA-binding protein 10 isoform X6; translation: MVVEAPALCSSSPFCAGDCGRLGVGGSGFPGEGSALGASPLPAPPPFCLQPRTWRWCGPAPAELGELEEVAARRGDVREPSLDSPGREESLQEASPRLADHGGSSGGSWEVKRSQRLRRGPSSPRRPYQDMEYERRGGRGDRTGRYGATDRSQDDGGENRSRDHDYRDMDYRSYPREYGSQEGKHDYDDSSEEQSAEIRGQLQSHGVQAREVRLMRNKSSGQSRGFAFVEFSHLQDATRWMEANQHSLNILGQKVSMHYSDPKPKINEDWLCNKCGVQNFKRREKCFKCGVPKSEAEQKLPLGARLDQQTLPLGGRELSQGLLPLPQPYQAQGVLASQALSQGSEPSSENANDTIILRNLNPHSTMDSILGALAPYAVLSSSNVRVIKDKQTQLNRGFAFIQLSTIEAAQLLQILQALHPPLTIDGKTINVEFAKGSKRDMASNEGSRINAASVASTAIAAAQWAISQASQGGEGAWATPEEPPVDYSYYQQDEGYGGSQGTESSLYAHGYLKGTKGPGITGTKGDPSGAGSEASLEPGADPVSLQAFSRAQPGAAPGIYQQSAAEASGSQGAAANSQSYTIMSPAVLKSELQSPTHPSSALPPATSPTAQESYSQYPVPDVSTYQYDETSGYYYDPQTGLYYDPNSQYYYNAQSQQYLYWDGERRTYVPALEQSADGHKETGAPSKEGKEKKEKHKTKTAQQIAKDMERWARSLNKQKENFKNSFQPISSLRDDERRESATADAGYAILEKKGALAERQHTSMDLPKLASDDRPSPPRGLVAAYSGESDSEEEQERGGPEREEKLTDWQKLACLLCRRQFPSKEALIRHQQLSGLHKQNLEIHRRAHLSENELEALEKNDMEQMKYRDRAAERREKYGIPEPPEPKRRKYGGMSAASVDFEQPTRDGLGSDNIGSRMLQAMGWKEGSGLGRKKQGIVTPIEAQTRVRGSGLGARGSSYGVTSTESYKETLHKTMVTRFNEAQ
- the RBM10 gene encoding RNA-binding protein 10 isoform X4, with product MSGSPPLTARAEKVSVVAGRGGGESLQEASPRLADHGGSSGGSWEVKRSQRLRRGPSSPRRPYQDMEYERRGGRGDRTGRYGATDRSQDDGGENRSRDHDYRDMDYRSYPREYGSQEGKHDYDDSSEEQSAEDSYEASPGSETQRRRRRRHRHSPTGPPGFPRDGDYRDQDYRTEQGEEEEEDEEEEEEEKASNIVMLRMLPQAATEDDIRGQLQSHGVQAREVRLMRNKSSGQSRGFAFVEFSHLQDATRWMEANQHSLNILGQKVSMHYSDPKPKINEDWLCNKCGVQNFKRREKCFKCGVPKSEAEQKLPLGARLDQQTLPLGGRELSQGLLPLPQPYQAQGVLASQALSQGSEPSSENANDTIILRNLNPHSTMDSILGALAPYAVLSSSNVRVIKDKQTQLNRGFAFIQLSTIVEAAQLLQILQALHPPLTIDGKTINVEFAKGSKRDMASNEGSRINAASVASTAIAAAQWAISQASQGGEGAWATPEEPPVDYSYYQQDEGYGGSQGTESSLYAHGYLKGTKGPGITGTKGDPSGAGSEASLEPGADPVSLQAFSRAQPGAAPGIYQQSAAEASGSQGAAANSQSYTIMSPAVLKSELQSPTHPSSALPPATSPTAQESYSQYPVPDVSTYQYDETSGYYYDPQTGLYYDPNSQYYYNAQSQQYLYWDGERRTYVPALEQSADGHKETGAPSKEGKEKKEKHKTKTAQQIAKDMERWARSLNKQKENFKNSFQPISSLRDDERRESATADAGYAILEKKGALAERQHTSMDLPKLASDDRPSPPRGLVAAYSGESDSEEEQERGGPEREEKLTDWQKLACLLCRRQFPSKEALIRHQQLSGLHKQNLEIHRRAHLSENELEALEKNDMEQMKYRDRAAERREKYGIPEPPEPKRRKYGGMSAASVDFEQPTRDGLGSDNIGSRMLQAMGWKEGSGLGRKKQGIVTPIEAQTRVRGSGLGARGSSYGVTSTESYKETLHKTMVTRFNEAQ